The Drosophila innubila isolate TH190305 chromosome 3R unlocalized genomic scaffold, UK_Dinn_1.0 2_E_3R, whole genome shotgun sequence genome has a segment encoding these proteins:
- the LOC117791432 gene encoding progestin and adipoQ receptor family member 3 isoform X2 codes for METTVITTTTTTTTELKRNGRSNKKKNLDGQLTAELTTDISHQFPANEEPNVLGHGPDFDDKLSKLKWLCNFDDAPTHLKFNPYIRRGYRTFLSNKLCLQSIFWWTNETINIWSHLAGCILFIGLTIFDFQFLREHAAFSDQVLVVCLLVCFCLCMLLSAIYHIFSCKSEEHYELFLSVDFLGICLSLVAIYISGMYYAFWCHTFLRTLYSTIALGMFGLAIAVQIPKLNVSMNGKVAVLLLWSAYGILPLGHWAVKMGGLEHELVGLMVPRIVIMYALCLVAFVFYAAKIPERWLNGKVDFVGHSHNWWHLIIVAAFYHWHNTGIVYAEYRLNNGCSAPVLS; via the exons ATGGAAACCACAGTTATAACGACCACTACAACAACCACGACAGAATTAAAACGCAATGGgcgcagcaacaaaaagaaaaat CTCGATGGTCAACTAACTGCAGAGTTGACCACGGACATCTCGCATCAGTTTCCGGCTAATGAGGAGCCTAATGTGCTGGGACATGGCCCAGACTTTGATGACAAGTTGTCCAAATTGAAGTGGCTGTGCAACTTTGATGAT GCGCCCACCCATTTGAAGTTTAATCCGTATATACGTCGTGGATATCGCACATTCCTCTCCAACAAGCTCTGCCTGCAGAGCATATTCTGGTGGACCAATGAGACG ATCAACATCTGGAGTCACCTGGCTGGTTGCATACTCTTCATTGGACTGACGATCTTCGACTTTCAATTTCTGCGCGAACATGCGGCATTCAGTGATCAAGTGCTCGTCGTCTGTCTGCTCGTCTGCTTCTGTCTGTGCATGTTGCTGTCggccatatatcatatattctCCTGTAAATCGGAGGAGCACTACGAACTGTTTCTCTCGGTGGATTTCCTGGGAATATGCTTATCGCTGGTGGCCATTTATATTAGTGGCATGTACTATGCTTTCTGGTGCCATACG TTCTTGAGAACACTATACTCTACCATTGCGCTGGGCATGTTTGGTTTGGCCATCGCTGTGCAGATACCAAAATTGAATGTATCCATGAATGGAAAAGTTGCTGTGCTTTTACTCTGGTCAGCTTACGGTATTCTACCTCTTGGCCATTGGGCAGTGAAAATGGGAGGATTGGAGCACGAGCTGGTTGGATTGATGGTGCCACGGATTGTCATCATGTATGCGCTCTGTCTGGTGGCATTTGTCTTTTATGCCGCCAAGATTCCAGAGCGTTGGCTCAATGGCAAAGTCGACTTTGTTGGCCATTCGCACAATTGGTGGCATCTGATTATTGTTGCCGCCTTCTATCACTGGCACAACACGGGAATTGTCTATGCCGAGTATCGTTTAAACAATGGCTGCAGTGCACCCGTGCTCTCCTAA
- the LOC117791432 gene encoding progestin and adipoQ receptor family member 3 isoform X1: MSPRPHESLLADCDISGAYNRKAAKDADNWLDGQLTAELTTDISHQFPANEEPNVLGHGPDFDDKLSKLKWLCNFDDAPTHLKFNPYIRRGYRTFLSNKLCLQSIFWWTNETINIWSHLAGCILFIGLTIFDFQFLREHAAFSDQVLVVCLLVCFCLCMLLSAIYHIFSCKSEEHYELFLSVDFLGICLSLVAIYISGMYYAFWCHTFLRTLYSTIALGMFGLAIAVQIPKLNVSMNGKVAVLLLWSAYGILPLGHWAVKMGGLEHELVGLMVPRIVIMYALCLVAFVFYAAKIPERWLNGKVDFVGHSHNWWHLIIVAAFYHWHNTGIVYAEYRLNNGCSAPVLS, from the exons atgagtCCACGTCCACACGAGAGTCTCTTGGCTGATTGTGATATAAGCGGCGCATACAATCGCAAAGCGGCAAAGGATGCTGACAACTGG CTCGATGGTCAACTAACTGCAGAGTTGACCACGGACATCTCGCATCAGTTTCCGGCTAATGAGGAGCCTAATGTGCTGGGACATGGCCCAGACTTTGATGACAAGTTGTCCAAATTGAAGTGGCTGTGCAACTTTGATGAT GCGCCCACCCATTTGAAGTTTAATCCGTATATACGTCGTGGATATCGCACATTCCTCTCCAACAAGCTCTGCCTGCAGAGCATATTCTGGTGGACCAATGAGACG ATCAACATCTGGAGTCACCTGGCTGGTTGCATACTCTTCATTGGACTGACGATCTTCGACTTTCAATTTCTGCGCGAACATGCGGCATTCAGTGATCAAGTGCTCGTCGTCTGTCTGCTCGTCTGCTTCTGTCTGTGCATGTTGCTGTCggccatatatcatatattctCCTGTAAATCGGAGGAGCACTACGAACTGTTTCTCTCGGTGGATTTCCTGGGAATATGCTTATCGCTGGTGGCCATTTATATTAGTGGCATGTACTATGCTTTCTGGTGCCATACG TTCTTGAGAACACTATACTCTACCATTGCGCTGGGCATGTTTGGTTTGGCCATCGCTGTGCAGATACCAAAATTGAATGTATCCATGAATGGAAAAGTTGCTGTGCTTTTACTCTGGTCAGCTTACGGTATTCTACCTCTTGGCCATTGGGCAGTGAAAATGGGAGGATTGGAGCACGAGCTGGTTGGATTGATGGTGCCACGGATTGTCATCATGTATGCGCTCTGTCTGGTGGCATTTGTCTTTTATGCCGCCAAGATTCCAGAGCGTTGGCTCAATGGCAAAGTCGACTTTGTTGGCCATTCGCACAATTGGTGGCATCTGATTATTGTTGCCGCCTTCTATCACTGGCACAACACGGGAATTGTCTATGCCGAGTATCGTTTAAACAATGGCTGCAGTGCACCCGTGCTCTCCTAA
- the LOC117789671 gene encoding ubiquitin-conjugating enzyme E2-17 kDa, giving the protein MALKRINKELQDLGRDPPAQCSAGPVGDDLFHWQATIMGPPDSPYQGGVFFLTIHFPTDYPFKPPKVAFTTRIYHPNINSNGSICLDILRSQWSPALTISKVLLSICSLLCDPNPDDPLVPEIARIYKTDREKYNELAREWTRKYAM; this is encoded by the exons ATGGCGTTAAAAAGAATCAATAAG GAACTGCAAGATCTGGGCAGAGATCCACCTGCACAATGTTCAGCTGGACCAGTTGGAGATGATT TATTTCACTGGCAAGCTACAATAATGGGCCCG CCGGACAGCCCTTACCAAGGAGGTGTATTTTTCTTAACTATACATTTTCCAACAGACTATCCTTTCAAGCCACCAAAAGTGGCCTTTACAACACGCATATACCATCCAAACATTAACAGCAATGGATCGATTTGCCTCGATATATTAAGATCTCAGTGGTCGCCAGCATTAACTATTTCAAAAG TCTTATTATCAATTTGCTCTCTACTCTGTGATCCCAATCCAGATGATCCGCTTGTTCCAGAGATTgccagaatatataaaactgatCGGGAAAAATACAATGAGCTGGCACGGGAGTGGACTAGGAAGTATGCTATGTGA